Below is a genomic region from Pedobacter cryoconitis.
ATAAAAGTTGTTGCTCTGGTGATAATTCGTTCATTTCAGCGATCTTCAAAATTATCATGTGCTGCCCGCTGCATCTCCACGATAAATTGCTCGCCCTTGTCTCCGGTACATAACAAATCGAAGAAGATCTTTTTATCCTCCTTGTCATCACCAGCGAGTTCAGTTGGATTATATACAAGATCAATGATGTGTTTTTCTCCCTCGAACAATGCGTTTAAAAAGGCGATCATGATTTCTTTATTAGGCTCGCCGCCGAAAAGATGTTTGAATCCAAAATCTGATAATGGATCAATGTATTTATTCGTGCGACAAAAAAAGCCGTCTCACAATTACTCGTGAGACGGCTTTTTTGCCTTTTAATAACAATGACGTTATTGAATATTGATTTCGAATGGCATTCTTGCCTGAATACCGCTGTTTACCACTACTTTTTTCAATTGCTGATATAACAGAAAGTTTTCTCCGAATTCCTGTTTTGCATAATACATTCTTACATTATCTCCTGCATCCGATAAGAAAGATTTTAATGGATCTATTTTCTCAGGATATTCTACGATTTTATAACTGCTTAGTTTCGCTTTTTTACCAGCGGCAACAATCGCATCATTAAAGCTGCCAATCTTATCTGCCAAACCGATTCTTACTGCATCAGTACCTATCCATACGTGGCCCCCGCCTATGGAGTCGATATAAGCTTTAGAACGCTTACGTCCTTCTGCAACGCGGCTGGTGAAAGTATCATATACATGGTTAACATCCGTTTGAATAATTAATCTTTCACCCGGAGTTAAAGGACGGTTTGTACTCATGATATCAGCGTACTGACCGGTTTTCACACCATCAAAAGTAATTCCTATTTTATTGGTTAACAGATTCTGAAAATTGGGAATAATCCCGAATACACCGATAGAGCCGGTAATGGTATTTGGCTGTACAAAAATAGAGTCGGCTGCACAAGCGATATAGTAACCGCCCGAAGCTGCAACATCACCGAAAGATGCCATTACAGGTTTTACTTTTTTAGCCAGTACAATTTCTCTCCAGATTACATCTGATGCCAGTGCGCTACCGCCACCTGAATTTACGCGAAGTACAATAGCTTTAATTTTATCATCCTGTCTCGCTTTTCTGATCGCACGTGAAATGCGCTCTGAACCGATAGATTCATCACTGCCTTCACCACCTGTAATATCGCCGTTGGCATAAATGATCGCTATCTTGTTTTTGCTTTCAGTGCTTTCCTCTTTCTGATTGGTTGCATAATCATTGATGCTGACAGTAGCAATAGTTTCCTTCCTGCCTGTTCCGCTCAAGGCTTTCAATTCATCAATAACTTCATCTTTGTATTTAAGGCCATCTATCATTTTATAAGTTAATGCATCCTTAGGAGCCTGAATTCTATAAGTATCGGCCATTTTATACAAACTATCTTTTGGGATATTCCTGGATACAGAGATGCCTTCCAGGAAAGTACTGTATAAACCACCAAGGTAAGCGGTAACCTGCTGACGGTTATAATCACTCATTTTAACATTTGTGAATGGTTCTACAGCACTTTTATAATTACCGACGCGGATAATCTGTGCTTCTACACCCAGTTTTTCCATTGCGCCTTTAAAAAAGGTTAGCTGAGAACTAAAGCCTTTGAATTCTAAAGCACCTTGTGGGTTCAGGTAAACTTTATCAGCTACTGAAGCCAGGTAATAAGCGTCTTGTGTATAAACTTCGCTATAAGCGATGATCTTTTTCTTACTGGTTTTAAAGTCGATTAAAGCATCCCTGATTTCTTTTAAGGTTGCTTTTCCTGCTCTTGGAGAGCTTACATTCAGATAAATACATTTAATGTTATCATCTGTTTTTGCTCTTTTTAAAGCTCTCATCAGATCGTTAAAGCCCAGGCTTTTTCCTACATTCGAACCTATAATAGGCAGGTTGTCCAGTGTTTTGTTTGGCGTACGCTCTTTAATGGCCTGGTCAAGATTAAGATAGAGCACAGAGTTACTGACAACATCCACAGTTTTGTCGCTATCTATTGAAGAAACCAGTGCGACCACAAAAACTATAAAGAAAATGGCAATAAGAAAAGTGGAAATGATAATTCCTACGACGGTAGCAAAAACATATTTAAAAAATTCTTTCATGTGGATGTTTAATATTTAATTTGTAAATATATTAAGAAACTCCCTGAGATTTATCAACTAAATTCGGGCGTGCTCTTAATGAATTAGCTTTTATATGGGATTGGATTACAAAACGGTTTATTTGTTACTGGGAAGTAACCTGGGAGAAAGAAAAGAGCTAATTGAAGAAGCTATTTCAAAGATTGAAAGCCGTATTGGGTCAATAGTCTCCAAATCAGCTTTATACGAGACTGCTGCCTGGGGAAACGAAGATCAGCCTCCTTTTTTAAATGTAGCAATTGGTGTTGAAACAAACAAAACTGCTGATTTGGTGTTGGACTTAGCATTAGAGATAGAAAAGGAACTGGGCAGAGTAAGATTGGTGAAGTGGGGCGCACGGCTGATTGACATTGATGTGATTTTATATGGACAGGAAATCATCAATGATGGAGAGCGGTTACAGGTTCCCCATCCAAGGATGCAGGACAGGAGGTTTGTACTGGAACCCTTAGCAGAAATTGCCGGGGAAGTTGAGCATCCTGTGTTTAAACAGCGTATATCAATGTTATTATCTTTATTAAAAGATAATTTAACTGTATATAAAATATTATAAATTTACTAGTTTTGTTTCAAATGATTGACGAAGAAAAAAATAACAGCCCCCTTGATCTGTCTTATCTCCGGGATATGTCT
It encodes:
- the sppA gene encoding signal peptide peptidase SppA, with amino-acid sequence MKEFFKYVFATVVGIIISTFLIAIFFIVFVVALVSSIDSDKTVDVVSNSVLYLNLDQAIKERTPNKTLDNLPIIGSNVGKSLGFNDLMRALKRAKTDDNIKCIYLNVSSPRAGKATLKEIRDALIDFKTSKKKIIAYSEVYTQDAYYLASVADKVYLNPQGALEFKGFSSQLTFFKGAMEKLGVEAQIIRVGNYKSAVEPFTNVKMSDYNRQQVTAYLGGLYSTFLEGISVSRNIPKDSLYKMADTYRIQAPKDALTYKMIDGLKYKDEVIDELKALSGTGRKETIATVSINDYATNQKEESTESKNKIAIIYANGDITGGEGSDESIGSERISRAIRKARQDDKIKAIVLRVNSGGGSALASDVIWREIVLAKKVKPVMASFGDVAASGGYYIACAADSIFVQPNTITGSIGVFGIIPNFQNLLTNKIGITFDGVKTGQYADIMSTNRPLTPGERLIIQTDVNHVYDTFTSRVAEGRKRSKAYIDSIGGGHVWIGTDAVRIGLADKIGSFNDAIVAAGKKAKLSSYKIVEYPEKIDPLKSFLSDAGDNVRMYYAKQEFGENFLLYQQLKKVVVNSGIQARMPFEINIQ
- the folK gene encoding 2-amino-4-hydroxy-6-hydroxymethyldihydropteridine diphosphokinase — its product is MGLDYKTVYLLLGSNLGERKELIEEAISKIESRIGSIVSKSALYETAAWGNEDQPPFLNVAIGVETNKTADLVLDLALEIEKELGRVRLVKWGARLIDIDVILYGQEIINDGERLQVPHPRMQDRRFVLEPLAEIAGEVEHPVFKQRISMLLSLLKDNLTVYKIL
- a CDS encoding PD-(D/E)XK nuclease family transposase, which produces MDPLSDFGFKHLFGGEPNKEIMIAFLNALFEGEKHIIDLVYNPTELAGDDKEDKKIFFDLLCTGDKGEQFIVEMQRAAHDNFEDR